The Heyndrickxia acidicola sequence GTCGGGGAAACCTTTATCTCAGAGATCATTCCGGTTTCTGCAGAAAATAAAAATAGATTCCAAAGAATGCTCAATGAGTCCGATGGATACGTTCCCAATGTGGAAATAAATCCAAAAGAGGATGTTGCTGTACTTCAATACACAGGTGGAACGACGGGGAGGGCAAAAGGGGCAATGCTGACACATTATAACCTTGTTGCCAATACTCTGCAATGTGTTTCCACTTCTCTCATAAAAACTCGTTTAGGGGAAGAAAGAGTATTGTCCATATCTCCATTGTTCCATGTTTACGGGATGACAAGCGCAATGAATTGTACCTTTTATACAGGAGGAAATTTAATTCTTGTTCCCAGATTCCAGGTTGACGAGGTAGTGAATCTTATAGAAAAGACCAAGCCAACATCCTTTCCTGGTGTGCCGACCATGTATATTGCTCTTTTGAATTATTATCATACTCATCCGTTTGACCTTAGCTGCTTTACCACATGTACAAGCGGTTCTGCTCCTTTGCCTGTTGAAGTAATCAATCGTTTTAATGAAATTAGCGGCACCTCAGTGGCAGAGGGCTACGGACTATCTGAAGCTTCGCCGGTGACACACCGGAATCCCGTAGCTGGACTTCAAAAACGCGGCAGCATCGGCATTCCATTGCCAAATACTGATGCCAAAATAGTGGATATTGCTACTGGCACAGTGGAGCTTCCATCTGGAGAGGTAGGAGAGTTAGTAATCAACGGACCCCAGATTATGAAAGGATATTGGCAAATGCCGCATGAAACAGCCCGCACGATACGAGATGGCTGGCTGTTTACTGGAGATTTGGCCATTATGGATACAGATGGTTTTTTCTATATTGTAGGAAGAAAAAAAGAAATGATTTTGGCGAGCGGTTACAATGTTTATCCAATTGAGGTGGAGGATATTTTATACAGCCACCCCAATGTATTGGAAGCCGCAGTTATTGGAATACCAGATGAATACAGAGGAGAAACAGTAAAGGCATTTGTTGTTTTAAGAGAAGTTAATAAAGCTTATGAGGAGGAGCTTATTCAGTTTTGCCGTCATCGGCTTTCGGCATATAAGGTTCCAAACTCCATAGACTTTGTAGATGAACTGCCAAAAACAGCTGTAGGAAAAATACTTAAAAGAAAGTTAAAAGAGTTATATTCTCCCGAAAACAGAAATTAAACAAAGTTGATACAAAAATGAATCCCTAATTCACTTTTGTATTAAGGTTTCACTGCGGGCTGGATTACTTTTGATTCAAATATGTATTTTTTTGAGTCCAATTAATAAAAACGTCTTACTTTTCGTTCCCAATTTTTTGGCATGAAACTTGCAAGGAATAAGAATGGGAAACTACGTGTTTCATAGAAAGGAAGTGTTTACGGTTGACGGAAGCCGTTATCGTATCTGCAGTAAGGACGCCGATTGCTAAAAAAGGGGGGGCATTATCTGCACTGCATCCATCCGTTTTCGGTGCTATTGTGTTAAAGGAATCAATAAAACGGGCTGGATTAAAGGGGAAGGAAATAGATGATGTCATTTTTGGAAATTGCTTATCGGGCGGAGGGAATATTGCTCGTTTAACCCTTTTGGAAGCGGGTTTGCCATATACTATTCCAGGTATCACAATCGATCGTCAATGCGGATCCGGGATTAATAGCGTTGCCCTGGCTGCACAAGCCATAATAGCTGGTCATGCATCCGTAGTAGCGGCAGGGGGGACAGAAAGCATGTCGAGAAGCCCATATCTGCTGGCTCCCCAGGAAAAAGCATATGATCGCTTTCCGCCAAAATTCGTTAAAAGGCAGCTTTCTCCAGAATTTATCGGAGATCCTCCCATGGGAATCACAGCTGAAAATCTGGTAGATAAGTATGGAATTTCAAGAGAAGAACAGGATTTATTTGCGCTTCGCAGCCAGCATAAAATGGCAGCAGCAATGGAGAGTAATCTTTTTGAGGAACAGATTGTCCCAATTCCCATCCAAACCAAAAAGGGGAACGAGCTTTTTTCAAGGGATGAGCATCCGCGCCCCCACGTATCCATGGAAAGCCTTGCACAGCTGACGCCTGCCTTTAAAGATGGAGGAAGTGTAACAGCCGGTAATTCTTCAGGAATAAATGATGGAGCAGCAGCTCTTGTTTTAATGTCAAGAGAGGAAGCAATCAAGAGAGATTTGGAGCCGCTTGTTTATATTACTGATTGGGCCATTGCGGGTGTTGATCCGAATCTAATGGGCATCGGACCTGTACCTGCCGTTGAAAAGCTTTTAAAACAGTCTGGCAGTACGCTTAATGATTTTGATCTTATTGAAATAAATGAAGCCTTTGCGGTACAGGTATTGGCATGTACCCGTGAATTATCCCTTGATATGGATAAAGTTAATGTAAACGGGGGTGCCATAGCCCACGGACATCCAATTGCCGCAACCGGTGCCATGCTTGTAACAAAGCTTGCCTATGAAATGAAACGGAGAAAAGTAAGAAAAGGACTTGTTACAGCTTGTATTGGCGGTGGCCAGGGAATCGCACTAGCTCTTGAAAGAAGAGCGTAATCCAGGTTTACAGGAAAGGAAATGAGAAAATGGATTTTCAGCTGGATGAGGACATTAAAGTATTAAAAAATAATATTAAGGAATTTGTGAAGAATGAAGTTGAACCGTATGCGAGGCAAATTGAAGAAGAAAATGATATTCCCATTGAACTTATTGAAAAAACAAGAGAAATGGGGTTGTTTAGCTTAAGTATCCCGGAAGAATATGGCGGTCTGGGAATTGGCATGGTCGGGAAATGTGCATTGTATGAAGAAATCGGTAAAACACATAACGGATATACTACCTTGATTGGGGCACATACGGGAATCGGTTCAGTCGGGATTGTAGAAATGGGGACAGAAGCCCAAAAAAGAAAATATCTGCCTGATATGGCTAGCGGCAAACGCTTGGGTGCCTTTGCGCTTACCGAACCACAGGCAGGTTCACATGCTACAAATCTTAAAACGACCGCAGTGAAAAAGGGGAACAAATATATCCTAAATGGAACGAAACATTACATTACCAACGCAACGGTCGCAGATATTTTTACCGTAATGGCTGTAACAGATCCTCAAAAGGGAGCAAAAGGAATCACTTCATTTATAGTAGAGAAAGGCTTCCCGGGATTTAAAGTGGGAAAAGAAGAAAGGAAAATGGGACTTAGAGGCTCACATTCAGCCGAATGCATTTTCACTAATTGTGAGGTTCCAGAAGAAAATATACTGGGTGAAGTTGGCCAGGGCTATGTAAATGCCCTTAAAATTCTGGCTAATGGAAGAGCAGGGCTGGCAGCAAGAAATCTGGGCTCCTCTCAAAAACTGCTAGATATGTGCATGGATTATGTACAAGAACGGGAGCAATTTCATGTTCCAATTATTGAACACCAGGCCATTGCCCACATGCTTGCTGAAATGGCATTGGACATTGAAGCATTAAGGTCTTTCACATACCGTGTAGCCTGGATGGTTGACAAAAGAGAAAATGTCGTCAAAGAAGCTGCCATGTTGAAGCTTTTTGGGTCTGAGGTGTATAACAGGGTTGCAGATAAGGCTGTACAAATTCACGGCGGCCTGGGCTACATCATGGACTATCCAATTGAAAGGTTTTACCGAGATGCCAGAATTACACGAATCTATGAAGGAACCTCTGAAATTCAAAAAAATATTATTGCCGCCCAATTAAAAAAAGAATACAGCAAGTAGAGGGAAAATACTCTATTAATAGAATTATATACAGTGGAGAATCGAGAGAAATAGATAAAAGCCGCTTTGAACTTAAATTGATGGAACGGAGTGAAGGACATGTATCTGCGCTTAACCGATGAACAAAAGATGGTTCAAAAAACGATTCGCCGTTTTGTAGAAAAAGAATTGATGCCGCTTGAAAACGAAGTCCTCCGCAATGAAAGAGAAGGAAAACCGAGTCTCCCAGCCGAAAAAATGAAGGAGCTTCAGCTGAAGGCAAAGGAAGCGGGTTTTTGGGGGATTAATACACCTGCGAAGTATGGAGGAGCTGAGCTTGGTCAAATGATGATGGCCATTGTGCTTATGGAAGTCTCCAAAACATTCGTTCCCTTTACCTTTGGCGGTTCTGCGGACAACATTTTATATTACGGAAACGAAGAACAAAAGCAAAAATATTTGCTGTCTACTATTAACGGGGAGAAAAAATCCTGTTTTGCCATGACGGAGCCCAGTGCTGGATCAGATACCAGAAATATTAAAATGACTGCTGTAAAAGATGGGGACGAATGGATATTAAATGGTGAAAAAACTTTTATAACAGGCGGTAATGAAGCTGACTTTGTCATGGTCATCGCCATAACAGACAAAGAAAAACATGAAGCTACAGGCCGTGATGGTGTGACATGCTTTATTGTAGACAGGGATATGGGCTGGAAATCAGAATATATTCATACGATGGGTGAATGGGGTCCTGCGTCATTAATTTTTGATAATGTTCGTGTTCCTGAAAAAAATATTTTGGGCGAAGTCGGCGGAGGGTATAAACTCGGGCTAGAATGGATTGGGTTTGCCCGGTGGGTAGTAGGCGCACGTGCTGTTGGAGCTGCCGAAAGATTGCTGCAAATGGCCATAGATTATTCGAAAGAACGTGAAACCTTCGGGCGTCCAATTGCAGATAGACAGGCAATACAGTGGCAGATTGCCGATTCAGCCGTTGAAATAGAAGCAGCTAAATGGCTTGTTTTAAATGCTGCTTTTACACTTGATCATGGCGAGGATAACCGCCATCTTGCCTCTATGGCCAAGCTGTACGGAGCTAATATGGGAAACAAAGTGGTGGACAGAGTACTTCAAATTCACGGCGGCATGGGCTATACAAGAGAACTTCCAATCGAACGCTGGTACCGCGAAGCAAGACTTTGGAGAATTTATGATGGTACCGATGAAATTCAGCGATTAATTATTTCAAGAAATCTTCTTAAAGGCCATGTAAAGATTGGACAATATATATAAATAGAAGAATAGATTACAGAAAGAGGAGGAGACAAAATGACATTACGATTTGAGGGAAGAACAGCATTTGTTACTGGGGGAAGCAGAGGAATTGGCAGAGCGATTGTGGAGCAGTTCGCTGAGGAAGGAGCAAAGGTAGCCATTATCGATGTCAATGAGGAGGCACTAAGCCAAACGGCTCATGAATTACGCGAAAAGGGATATGCCATTTATACAAAAGCAGCAAATGTCACTGTGGCCGAGGAAGTGGAAAATGCCATGGAAGAAGTAGTCTCAAGCTTTGGTTCACTTGATATTCTTGTCAATAATGCTGGGGTAATACGGGATAATCTGCTCTTTAAAATGACAGACAGCGACTGGCAAACGGTTATGGATGTCCATTTAAAAGGCTCATTTAATGCTGCTCGGGCCGCCCAAAAGCACATGGTTAATAATAAGTATGGTCGAATTATTAATATATCTTCTACCTCAGCACTTGGTAATCGCGGACAGGCTAACTATGCCGCAGCGAAAGCAGGCTTACAGGGCTTTACTAAGACGCTTGCTATTGAGCTTGGAAAATACGGAATAACGGCCAATTCGGTTGCTCCTGGATTTATTGAAACAGAGATGACAAGGGATACGGCAAAAAGGATTGGCATTTCATTCGAAGACTTAATTCAGGTAAGTGTAGCTCAAATTCCTGTTGGCAGAAGCGGAAAACCAGCTGATATCGCAAATGCTGTTACATTTTTCGCCGATGAAAAATCTTCTTTCGTAAATGGGCAAGTAATGTATGTAGCCGGGGGGCCAAAAAACTGATTAAAAGGAGGGATAAAAATGTTTTCTGAAGTAATTGGTAAGCGCTCACAAAAAATGAAATGTATAGTGGAACGCGGGGCTGTCAAAAAGTTTGCAGAATCTATCGGAGATGTACATCCTATTTATATTGATGAAGAAGCAGGCATCAAATCCAGATATGGTCGAAATATTGCCCCTCCTACTTTTCCTCGTGTCTTTGATTACGGTATAATCGAAGACTTATCTTTGCCGGAAAAAGGACTCATTCATGGAGAGCAAACCTTTCACTATGAAAGGCCGCTCTATGTGGGGGAAGAAATCTATTGTTTTCAGGAAGTTAAAAAGTATTATGAGAGAAAAGGAAAGCAGGGCTATATGGGTTTTCTTGTGATAAAAAGATATGGTGAAACGCCAAAGGGTGAATTGATATTCACAGACGAACAGGTTGTCATTATTAATGAAGCGGTTCGAAAGGTGATGAGTGTATGAGCAAAATAGCTTCAATTATTCCAGGGGATTCATTGCAGGAAATTGAACTTCCACCGGTATCAAGGCTGGAGCTGATTAAATATGCTGGTGCATCCGGGGATTATAATCCTATCCATACAATTGATGAAGAGGCTAAAAAAGCGGGATTGCCGGGAATTATTGCCCATGGCATGTGGACAATGGGCAATCTGTCCAAGCTTTTTACCTCTTATTATGAGGAAGGCTTCATCAATGATTATTCCATCCGTTTCAGAGAAATGGTTTTTTTGGACGATGTCATTACCTTAAAAGCAAGGCTTAAGAAAAAAAATGAACGAAATCTTCATTTTGAAGTAGCAGCTCAAAATCAAAAAGGTACGGATGTAATAGCAGGAACCATTCAATATACTTTATATTAGACTTAAAAAGAAGGTGACTCAAAAGGCATTCTAAGCGTGCTTTTGAGCCACCTCTTTTTTATAGAAAAAGGAATAAGGAGAAGAACAATTGTTGCGAATAATAGCATGGTGTCTATCTGTTAAAAATTTATTTGAGCAGATAACAACAGGCAGGACGAATAGCGCAGAGTCTAGTAATACCCAAAGATTGTATGGATTCAACGTTGATTAGATTGGAAGGCAAATAACTCCTGCAAGTTATTGTGGGGATTCAGCAAAATCATGCAACCGATGTGGTTCCACAACCACCCACGAAAATCGAATATTCGGGGTGAAAATCAACCTGCAGGACGATCAGAGCGCTGCCTATGTCCATGTACAATCCCATTTTGAATTTATTTCAAAGGTTCATTGGAGCGGATACGCGAGACTCTTGCTTGATCAGCTGGCCTTTGGGAGACCCAACAGGAGCTTGCGACGAGGATCCCGGCCGCCCGCGGAAAGCGAGCTCCTGCAGCTGAAATCAACCCAGCAGGAGGATCAGATAGAAGAGTAAAGAAATGCTTGCAGTGGAAACCAACAAGCAAAAAAACAGTTCTAGCCAAAGTCACTTTATTTCATTGCGCCATTTGGAATAGTCTCTTTTGTTTTTTTCTCTATTTCTCATTTTATGGAAAGATAGCTTCCATTTTCAATCCTAGTGTTTTATCTGTATCTTTAGGGCAACCTATACATTAAAACACTGATAGGATGGAGAAATGTATGACAAATCCAGAAGAAAAGCATAAAACGCTTTGTTACAGTGAGTTTGACGTATTAAAAAGGGTCGTTGTCTGCCAGCCTCAATATATGACAATAAGAGAGGTTATAAACGAAACACAGGAGCATTTTAAGGATGAAGGGATACACATTGAGAAAGCGCTTGAACAGCATGGGAAGATGGTGAATGTCTTACGTGACCACGGAATTGAAGTGATATTGCTTCCATATCATAAAAAGTATCCTGAGCAGGTATTTACACGGGATATTGGCTTCACATTGGGTAAGACGATCTTTGTTGCAGAAATGGCCAGCGATGTTAGGCGAGGAGAGCAGGATGTCTTAAAGCAATGGCTCGAGGATGAAGAAATCTCGTATTATAATCTGATTGGGCATTTTATTGAAGGAGGCGATGTCATAGTTGACCGTGATACTGTTTATGTCGGCTTAAGTAATCGGACAAATCTTGGAGCTGTCCAACATTTGCAAAGTCTTTTAAAAGAATTTGAAGTCGTTCCCGTTCCTTTTACAGAAAAATACTTACATCTGGATTGTGTGTTCAATGTTATTTCACCGGAGCTCGCCCTGTATTTCCCTGAAGCATTCCAAAAGCAGGAAGCTGATATTTTATCAAAACGATATCACTTAATTGAAGTAACTAAGGATGAGCAATTTACGCTTGGAACGAATGTACTTTCTATCGGAAATAATAAAATTTTGAGCCTCCCGATAAACAAAATAGTCAATCAACAGATTAGAGACCATGGTTTTGAAGTCATTGAAGTGGACATTACTGAAATTATTAAAAGCGGCGGTTCCTTCCGATGCTGTACTCTACCTGTATTTAGGCAGCATACCGTTTAGATAAGGTAGTGATTCCGAATGATATCTCCAATCATTCACTTTGATGTTTGACCCGAAAATAGTTTTGGAAAACAGTATTAATAAGAAAAACGCATAATGGAAAAGAGGTTGTCCTTCTTTTCCTTTGTTATCCATGAAAATAGTGTTAAGGCAGTACTTTTTAGGCGGAAATTGAGCGCTGGCTGCTGTTACAATCGCTGCCTATCTGAGAGCCGTTCATCAATTAATATAGGACAGCCTCTATATTATCTTTCCATTTAAGATATTTTAAAGGATAATAGTAGGAGAATTCAGAAAAGAGGGATATGAATGGCGATACAAGAAGGTTTTGTAGAGGTTACAGGCGGAAAAGTATGGTATCAGCACCATGAGGGAGATCCGGAAAAAACACCGCTAATGATCGTTCATGGAGGACCTGGTTCATCTCACTATTCTCTTCAGGACTTAAGGCTTCTTTCAGAAGATCGTGCGGTTTACTTTTATGACCAATTAGGGTGCGGGAAATCAGATTGGCCAAACGATTTGTCACTATGGACGCTAAATCGTTTCGTGGAGGAGCTGGGGCAGATCAGAAAAGAATTATCCCTAGGGAAAATACATATTCTAGGCCACTCTTGGGGGACCACTCTTGCTGCAGCTTATATGTTAACCAAACCAGATGGTGTAGAGAGTGTCATTTTCTCCAGTCCATGTTTAAGTGCACCTCTCTGGGCAGAAGACCAGCGGCGGAACAGAGAGCTATTACCGGAGGACGTACAAGCCACATTAAAAGCATGTGAAGAAAATGGAACAACAGATTCAAAGAAATATAAAGAAGCGACTGCCGAATTTAATAAGCAGTTCGTTTGCAGGATTGATTCAGATCCAGAGTTTTTAAAAAAAGGAGCTAAATACAGAAATACAACGATTTATAATGTCATGTGGGGCCCATCAGAATTTCACGTTACCGGCAACTTAAAGGAGTTTGATTGTACATCCAAATTAAAAGAAATTGACGTTCCGACACTATATACCTGCGGGAGATTTGATGAAGCCACTCCTGAATCAACAGAATATTTTAGCA is a genomic window containing:
- a CDS encoding acyl-CoA dehydrogenase family protein, which codes for MYLRLTDEQKMVQKTIRRFVEKELMPLENEVLRNEREGKPSLPAEKMKELQLKAKEAGFWGINTPAKYGGAELGQMMMAIVLMEVSKTFVPFTFGGSADNILYYGNEEQKQKYLLSTINGEKKSCFAMTEPSAGSDTRNIKMTAVKDGDEWILNGEKTFITGGNEADFVMVIAITDKEKHEATGRDGVTCFIVDRDMGWKSEYIHTMGEWGPASLIFDNVRVPEKNILGEVGGGYKLGLEWIGFARWVVGARAVGAAERLLQMAIDYSKERETFGRPIADRQAIQWQIADSAVEIEAAKWLVLNAAFTLDHGEDNRHLASMAKLYGANMGNKVVDRVLQIHGGMGYTRELPIERWYREARLWRIYDGTDEIQRLIISRNLLKGHVKIGQYI
- a CDS encoding MaoC family dehydratase N-terminal domain-containing protein, giving the protein MFSEVIGKRSQKMKCIVERGAVKKFAESIGDVHPIYIDEEAGIKSRYGRNIAPPTFPRVFDYGIIEDLSLPEKGLIHGEQTFHYERPLYVGEEIYCFQEVKKYYERKGKQGYMGFLVIKRYGETPKGELIFTDEQVVIINEAVRKVMSV
- a CDS encoding MaoC/PaaZ C-terminal domain-containing protein; this encodes MSKIASIIPGDSLQEIELPPVSRLELIKYAGASGDYNPIHTIDEEAKKAGLPGIIAHGMWTMGNLSKLFTSYYEEGFINDYSIRFREMVFLDDVITLKARLKKKNERNLHFEVAAQNQKGTDVIAGTIQYTLY
- a CDS encoding proline iminopeptidase-family hydrolase: MAIQEGFVEVTGGKVWYQHHEGDPEKTPLMIVHGGPGSSHYSLQDLRLLSEDRAVYFYDQLGCGKSDWPNDLSLWTLNRFVEELGQIRKELSLGKIHILGHSWGTTLAAAYMLTKPDGVESVIFSSPCLSAPLWAEDQRRNRELLPEDVQATLKACEENGTTDSKKYKEATAEFNKQFVCRIDSDPEFLKKGAKYRNTTIYNVMWGPSEFHVTGNLKEFDCTSKLKEIDVPTLYTCGRFDEATPESTEYFSSLTPGSQFHVFENSAHMPYFEEQEEYVRVVREFLSSVDKPPGK
- a CDS encoding long-chain-fatty-acid--CoA ligase, whose amino-acid sequence is MKKPWLKHVAKGNPTEIHIPEMSLNQLFCQSSEKYHNHIAVTFYNRTFTYSELAGAIKKIAVELYKLGTDKGDKVAIMLPNCPEYPMIYYAALSLGAVIVQINPMYKSLELLHVLKDSQTKILFVLEDLLPIVQDIVGETFISEIIPVSAENKNRFQRMLNESDGYVPNVEINPKEDVAVLQYTGGTTGRAKGAMLTHYNLVANTLQCVSTSLIKTRLGEERVLSISPLFHVYGMTSAMNCTFYTGGNLILVPRFQVDEVVNLIEKTKPTSFPGVPTMYIALLNYYHTHPFDLSCFTTCTSGSAPLPVEVINRFNEISGTSVAEGYGLSEASPVTHRNPVAGLQKRGSIGIPLPNTDAKIVDIATGTVELPSGEVGELVINGPQIMKGYWQMPHETARTIRDGWLFTGDLAIMDTDGFFYIVGRKKEMILASGYNVYPIEVEDILYSHPNVLEAAVIGIPDEYRGETVKAFVVLREVNKAYEEELIQFCRHRLSAYKVPNSIDFVDELPKTAVGKILKRKLKELYSPENRN
- a CDS encoding thiolase family protein, encoding MTEAVIVSAVRTPIAKKGGALSALHPSVFGAIVLKESIKRAGLKGKEIDDVIFGNCLSGGGNIARLTLLEAGLPYTIPGITIDRQCGSGINSVALAAQAIIAGHASVVAAGGTESMSRSPYLLAPQEKAYDRFPPKFVKRQLSPEFIGDPPMGITAENLVDKYGISREEQDLFALRSQHKMAAAMESNLFEEQIVPIPIQTKKGNELFSRDEHPRPHVSMESLAQLTPAFKDGGSVTAGNSSGINDGAAALVLMSREEAIKRDLEPLVYITDWAIAGVDPNLMGIGPVPAVEKLLKQSGSTLNDFDLIEINEAFAVQVLACTRELSLDMDKVNVNGGAIAHGHPIAATGAMLVTKLAYEMKRRKVRKGLVTACIGGGQGIALALERRA
- a CDS encoding dimethylarginine dimethylaminohydrolase family protein codes for the protein MTNPEEKHKTLCYSEFDVLKRVVVCQPQYMTIREVINETQEHFKDEGIHIEKALEQHGKMVNVLRDHGIEVILLPYHKKYPEQVFTRDIGFTLGKTIFVAEMASDVRRGEQDVLKQWLEDEEISYYNLIGHFIEGGDVIVDRDTVYVGLSNRTNLGAVQHLQSLLKEFEVVPVPFTEKYLHLDCVFNVISPELALYFPEAFQKQEADILSKRYHLIEVTKDEQFTLGTNVLSIGNNKILSLPINKIVNQQIRDHGFEVIEVDITEIIKSGGSFRCCTLPVFRQHTV
- the fabG gene encoding 3-oxoacyl-ACP reductase FabG encodes the protein MTLRFEGRTAFVTGGSRGIGRAIVEQFAEEGAKVAIIDVNEEALSQTAHELREKGYAIYTKAANVTVAEEVENAMEEVVSSFGSLDILVNNAGVIRDNLLFKMTDSDWQTVMDVHLKGSFNAARAAQKHMVNNKYGRIINISSTSALGNRGQANYAAAKAGLQGFTKTLAIELGKYGITANSVAPGFIETEMTRDTAKRIGISFEDLIQVSVAQIPVGRSGKPADIANAVTFFADEKSSFVNGQVMYVAGGPKN
- a CDS encoding acyl-CoA dehydrogenase family protein; protein product: MDFQLDEDIKVLKNNIKEFVKNEVEPYARQIEEENDIPIELIEKTREMGLFSLSIPEEYGGLGIGMVGKCALYEEIGKTHNGYTTLIGAHTGIGSVGIVEMGTEAQKRKYLPDMASGKRLGAFALTEPQAGSHATNLKTTAVKKGNKYILNGTKHYITNATVADIFTVMAVTDPQKGAKGITSFIVEKGFPGFKVGKEERKMGLRGSHSAECIFTNCEVPEENILGEVGQGYVNALKILANGRAGLAARNLGSSQKLLDMCMDYVQEREQFHVPIIEHQAIAHMLAEMALDIEALRSFTYRVAWMVDKRENVVKEAAMLKLFGSEVYNRVADKAVQIHGGLGYIMDYPIERFYRDARITRIYEGTSEIQKNIIAAQLKKEYSK